From a region of the Drosophila ananassae strain 14024-0371.13 chromosome XL, ASM1763931v2, whole genome shotgun sequence genome:
- the LOC6503214 gene encoding solute carrier family 25 member 46 isoform X5 produces MNRFVEAEEYNKLVEDELVENVLQTISKPVKNVDYSMGKCIVQNINADQDAIRNMHSFDDLSLQLGKKAEEKFDIAEEEIMIRNYLAVGVQWISLVTENLLSHPFIVLRRQCQVFNTSNRYHMHPLTLLPSILNLQRRQGVATLWKGVGSCLLVRGMTLAIDDIISKFTGWPKEVNSKTTLKRFGQHILLKW; encoded by the exons ATGAACAG ATTCGTAGAAGCAGAAGAATATAACAAACTTGTCGAGGACGAATTGGTAGAAAACGTTTTACAGACAATTTCTAAACCTGTAAAAAATGTGGATTATAG CATGGGAAAGTGCATCGTGCAGAATATAAACGCAGACCAAGATGCTATAAGAAACATGCATTCCTTTGATGACTTATCATTACAACTGGGAAAAAAGGCGGAGGAAAAATTTGACATTGCTGAAGAGG AAATAATGATTCGCAATTATCTTGCCGTTGGCGTTCAGTGGATTTCACTAGTGACAGAAAACTTACTAAGTCATCCATTTATTGTCTTGCGTCGGCAGTGTCAAGTTTTTAATACGTCAAACCGTTACCACATGCACCCATTAACACTACTGCCCAGTATCTTAAATTTACAAAGACGACAAGGGGTAGCTACTTTATGGAAGGGTGTTGGTAGCTGCCTACTTGTGCGTGGAATGACGCTGGCAATTGACGATATAATTTCTAAATTTACTGGTTGGCCTAAGGAAGTAAACAGTAAAACAACATTAAAGCGATTCGGACAACACATTCTCCTCAAGTGGTAA
- the LOC6503214 gene encoding solute carrier family 25 member 46 isoform X4 → MNRFVEAEEYNKLVEDELVENVLQTISKPVKNVDYRYEFTFMGKCIVQNINADQDAIRNMHSFDDLSLQLGKKAEEKFDIAEEEIMIRNYLAVGVQWISLVTENLLSHPFIVLRRQCQVFNTSNRYHMHPLTLLPSILNLQRRQGVATLWKGVGSCLLVRGMTLAIDDIISKFTGWPKEVNSKTTLKRFGQHILLKW, encoded by the exons ATGAACAG ATTCGTAGAAGCAGAAGAATATAACAAACTTGTCGAGGACGAATTGGTAGAAAACGTTTTACAGACAATTTCTAAACCTGTAAAAAATGTGGATTATAGGTACGAATTCACATT CATGGGAAAGTGCATCGTGCAGAATATAAACGCAGACCAAGATGCTATAAGAAACATGCATTCCTTTGATGACTTATCATTACAACTGGGAAAAAAGGCGGAGGAAAAATTTGACATTGCTGAAGAGG AAATAATGATTCGCAATTATCTTGCCGTTGGCGTTCAGTGGATTTCACTAGTGACAGAAAACTTACTAAGTCATCCATTTATTGTCTTGCGTCGGCAGTGTCAAGTTTTTAATACGTCAAACCGTTACCACATGCACCCATTAACACTACTGCCCAGTATCTTAAATTTACAAAGACGACAAGGGGTAGCTACTTTATGGAAGGGTGTTGGTAGCTGCCTACTTGTGCGTGGAATGACGCTGGCAATTGACGATATAATTTCTAAATTTACTGGTTGGCCTAAGGAAGTAAACAGTAAAACAACATTAAAGCGATTCGGACAACACATTCTCCTCAAGTGGTAA
- the LOC123257548 gene encoding uncharacterized protein LOC123257548, translating to MSIPRLELQAAVLGTRLMDTVKQEHGVAIRSCVLWTDSKTVLHWISSTHRRYKQFVGNRVAEILESTEASQWRWIPSGENVADDATRPRKAVDLSIGSRWLSGPPFLREPEESWPRSSEGWIPPTPDEEEMKCEFALVMVNFISLQRFSNYNRLLRSIAWVLRFICGCRGLRYDGEDHGLTAMECAEAERALVRQSQREAFAENDQGKATKGSRLHGMSPYFDEDGVMRASGRIDDATCVPYSARRPIILCHDEALAEMIVQHHHERMCHQNTQATIGAIRQKFWITNLRRLLRRVVSKCNVCKLRRARPTQPEMGPLPEDRLEANGWPFKFTVQCVKKVLAHTMKELAPKEHVQENPLIEAESIVNSPPLTHLPTVDQGSTNTQRLAEGSTRCPKSSQG from the coding sequence ATGTCGATCCCGCGACTGGAACTTCAGGCAGCAGTATTGGGCACGAGACTGATGGACACCGTCAAGCAAGAGCACGGTGTGGCGATCAGAAGCTGCGTATTATGGACGGACTCTAAGACTGTGTTGCACTGGATAAGCAGCACCCACCGGAGATACAAACAGTTCGTCGGTAATAGAGTGGCGGAGATCTTGGAATCCACGGAGGCGTCCCAGTGGAGATGGATTCCGTCTGGCGAAAACGTGGCAGACGACGCGACGAGGCCGCGCAAGGCCGTGGACCTGAGCATCGGTTCGAGATGGCTAAGCGGTCCACCATTTCTACGAGAACCAGAGGAGAGCTGGCCAAGATCAAGCGAGGGGTGGATCCCTCCGACGCCCGACGAAGAGGAAATGAAATGTGAGTTTGCTTTGGTCATGGTAAATTTCATATCCCTGCAGAGATTCTCGAACTACAATCGACTGTTGAGGAGCATCGCATGGGTGCTCAGATTTATTtgtgggtgccgtggactacGATACGATGGAGAGGATCACGGACTGACGGCGATGGAGTGCGCTGAAGCTGAGCGCGCACTAGTACGGCAATCGCAGCGGGAAGCGTTTGCTGAGAACGACCAAGGGAAGGCCACCAAGGGCAGCCGATTGCATGGAATGTCCCCATACTTCGACGAGGACGGAGTAATGCGAGCCAGCGGAAGGATCGACGACGCGACGTGTGTGCCATACAGCGCACGTCGACCGATCATACTGTGTCACGATGAGGCACTGGCGGAGATGATCGTGCAGCATCACCACGAGAGGATGTGCCACCAAAACACGCAGGCAACCATCGGAGCGATCCGGCAGAAGTTCTGGATTACGAACTTACGGAGGCTGCTACGAAGGGTGGTGAGCAAATGCAACGTTTGCAAGCTGCGAAGGGCACGACCAACTCAGCCCGAGATGGGTCCCCTTCCAGAGGACCGGCTGGAGGCCAACGGATGGCCCTTTAAGTTCACCGTGCAGTGCGTGAAGAAGGTGCTGGCGCACACGATGAAAGAACTTGCGCCCAAGGAGCACGTACAGGAGAACCCGCTGATTGAGGCGGAGAGCATAGTGAACTCTCCTCCGCTCACTCATCTACCTACGGTGGACCAAGGCTCCACTAACACCCAACGACTTGCTGAAGGGAGCACCCGATGTCCCAAATCTTCCCAAGGATGA